The Pecten maximus chromosome 12, xPecMax1.1, whole genome shotgun sequence genome includes a region encoding these proteins:
- the LOC117338751 gene encoding transmembrane protein 180-like — MMSLRCRLKGRVEFYYGAMAFFQTVLHNIFLLYHVDLFVSVYKIDKMSFWIGETIFLIWNSFNDPLFGWLSDKQYLSPSKKNSENSNSALEIVTNRLNALMYNGPLLAVSFILFWFPWGFPGLQFVVCLCLYDGFLTLVDLHHSSLLADLAVSAKERTKLNTMSSLFSAFGSASVFFSYSVWSKENLHSFRIFCSCLAVFAFVGFVVAANLMKQERKRTLKKSFSYDDSWSNRSDEYDDPVGPSVKPGIGTFVSQLGKQYNFIWFTIMNLIQVFHCHFNSNFFPLFLENLLGNSVSSSFGSFLIGISFLAPHVNNLFFLELCKRYGVYAVIQLLFSIKLALSLFMFFMGPNNMWLLCLFIASNRVFTEGTCKLLNLVISDLVDEDYVIHNRKKAVSALIFGSTALLSKPGQTLAPLVGIWLLSIQTGHDIFQTSDKIVSLQVDEAGQNSPEQYRQGCFNLLVYIPILCAIVQIAVWSQFKLHGHRLRWVKSCRTGTDHSLI, encoded by the exons ATGATGTCCCTGCGATGTCGTCTCAAAGGCAGAGTGGAATTCTACTACGGAGCCATGGCTTTCTTCCAAACTGTTCTACACAACATATTCCTCCTCTACCATGTGGatttgtttgtttctgtttacaAAATTGACAAGATGTCGTTTTGGATAGGAGAAACCATATTTCTGATATGGAACTCTTTCAATGACCCACTTTTTGGATGGCTGAGTGATAAACAGTACCTATCTCCATCAAAGAAGAATTCCGAAAACTCGAACAGTGCCTTAGAAATAGTAACGAATCGTCTGAATGCTCTGATGTATAACGGGCCTTTACTGGCTGTttcgtttattttgttttggttcCCCTGGGGTTTTCCTGGACTCCAGTTTGTCGTTTGTCTGTGTCTGTATGACGGATTCCTCACCCTGGTGGATTTGCATCATTCGTCGCTGTTAGCGGATTTAGCTGTGTCGGCCAAGGAACGTACAAAGCTCAATACAATGAGTTCTCTGTTTAGTGCATTTGGCTCGgcttctgtttttttttcctaTTCTGTTTGGAGTAAAGAAAATCTTCATTCGTTTAGAATATTTTGTTCCTGTCTGGCTGTTTTTGCTTTCGTTGGTTTTGTTGTGGCTGCAAATCTAATGAAGCAAGAAAGAAAAAGGACTTTGAAGAAATCTTTCTCATATGATGACTCTTGGAGTAACAG ATCAGACGAGTATGATGACCCTGTGGGTCCGTCGGTAAAACCTGGCATTGGGACTTTTGTGTCACAgcttgggaagcagtacaacTTCATTTGGTTTACAATTATGAATCTTATCCag gtttTTCACTGTCATTTCAATAGCAACTTTTTTCCATTATTTCTGGAAAATTTATTAGGAAACTCTGTGAGTTCAAGCTTTGGATCATTCTTGATTG GTATATCTTTCCTGGCGCCCCACGTGAATAACCTGTTTTTCCTGGAGCTGTGTAAGCGATATGGCGTCTATGCAGTGATACAACTTCTGTTCTCAATCAAACTTGCTCTCAGCCTCTTCATGTTCTTTATGGGGCCTAACAATATGTGGCTGCTCTGTCTCTTCATAGCCAG CAACCGCGTGTTTACAGAGGGTACGTGTAAACTGCTGAACTTGGTGATCAGTGACCTTGTAGACGAAGACTACGTCATTCACAACCGGAAAAAAGCCGTCTCGGCCCTGATCTTCGGGAGTACTGCACTGTTATCCAAACCGGGTCAGACCCTCGCTCCTCTCGTTGGGATTTGGCTACTATCTATACAAACAG GTCATGACATTTTCCAGACTAGTGATAAAATCGTGTCCCTACAGGTGGACGAAGCTGGACAGAACAGCCCGGAACAGTACCGGCAAGGCTGTTTCAATCTCCTTGTTTACATTCCAATTTTATGTGCCATCGTACAGATCGCTGTCTGGTCACAATTCAAACTTCATGGCCACCGACTTCGATGGGTCAAATCATGTCGCACCGGAACTGACCACTCCTTAATTTGA